GGAAGAAAGAGGACAAAAATTATTTCCTCTCACCTTTCCTCATGACTTCCAGATACCTTTCTATCTTTCCCTTGACCTGAGAATTGAGCCTGTCTTCAAAACCATACTTCTTGAGTTCCTTATCGACGTCAAAATCAGGCATCTCTGTCAGATTGCTTGCAAAATCAGATCCGATATTCCTTTCCAATTCTTTTGAATGAGAAGAGCCGAAAAGCCTGAAAGCAGGGTATTTAGTGATAGAATCAGCACCTGCAATAATCATCTCCCTGATATAATCAACCCTGTCAACCCAATGGCCGGCAACAATATGCAGATCAGGACAGGCTGCTCTTGTCTCTTTTATCCATCTGAGAAAATAATCCTTATCAGGGCCTTTCTTGAAAATCGTGCCTCTGATGGGATTCAATGCGTAGAAAGTCATCTTGGATATGCCATGATCCCTTATGAAATCGATGAGCAAAGGAATATCATCTTCTGATTCACCAAGTCCGATGATAATGGTAATGGATTTCTTCAGATTGTACCTATCGCAGATCCTGAACTGCTCCAATACCTCGCTGAGCGGCTTGGAAGGGCAGACCTGGTCGTGGACAACAGGATTTATGCATTCGACAGTGGAACATATGCCTTCTGTTATCGGCAGGAGCTGCCTTATCAGGTCTTCATCCAAGACACCGAGGTTCAGCCAGAGCTTCTCTCCGTAGATATTGTATACATGGTTAAGGAGAGAAACCAGCTCTTTCTTTGAGAATGAATGGATCCCGCCAGAGATGAACTCAATCTTCCAGTTCAACTTCTTTGCAAGAATAGCCTCTGCCAGGATCGAAGGGGTTGATCTCCTGGCCCTGCCTGGATCCGCAATCTTATCTTTCTGCGTCGACATATAGCAGAACTTGCAGTCGCCCTTGGCGCAGTACCAAGAGATGAAGATGGCGCGCTCAAAGAATACCCTTTTCTTTCCTTCGCTTGTATTCATTGAAAATCTCCAGAGAATCAGGGCAGAATTCCTTTGTTTTGAACATCCCCTCAAGCTGGTCAATTGTGACAAAATAAGCCTCTGCCACCTCATCTTCCTGCAGCTTCAGGCCACCATCATATATGCAGGAGAATATCTCCACAAAATAATCATCGATCTCGCAGGTGTAGCGATGCTTGAACAAGAACCTGAGATCCGGATCCTTAATGCCGACCTCTTCCTCAACTTCCCTCATCGCAGCTTCCCTATAATCCTCTCCATGCTGGACCCAACCACCGACGAACATATCATAAAAGCCAGGGTAGATGCCCTTGATTGAGGCTCTCTTATGGACAAGGATCCCGCCTTTCGAGTTGAACACCAATGCAGCAGCACCGCGATGGAGCAAGACCATATCATGGGCCTGCTGCTTAGGCACTGTGTCTATGACATTATCTTCCTCATCCACAATATCAACCATCTCCATATTATCCGGGAAGAAGGGGATGATATAAAAAAGTGATGAAAGCCTCCGGGGAGAGTTGAACTCCACGCAACTGGTAGCTCGGTTGACACGCTACTTAAGTGGGACTTAACAGTCCCACGAACTGAAAAGAGCCTCCGGGGAGAGTTGAACTCCCGACCTGCGCTTGGCCCTTCATGCAATCCATCATCAATCACATGATACGAGAGCGCCGCTCCAGCCACTGAGCTACGGAGGCATCTGCAACCTACAAACTCGTCAGAATATCCTGCTTTGACTTAAATTTCTTCTGACAATCAAAGCAGACAAGATGCTTCTTGCCCTTCTGGTCCTTCACATAAGTACCGATAATCTTATTCAGAAAAGTAGTCTGTATCTTAGATTTGCATATCCCGCATTTCATGAACTCAGTAGAGATAAGAGTTTTATAAATGTTAATAATAAGAAGGAGCTTTTGGAAGACTAGACTTCAAAGATAAGAGCTGGCGGAAAACAGAGTCCATTTTACGCAAATCTTCCTCTAATTCTAAGTTATTTAGACCTTGACGCTTCTCACTCGATAAAATCTCCTTTGTTTTGTCAGAAAGATGCTCTAAATACGCCAAATGCTGTTCTGCAGTCTCTTTGTCTTTGTATTCCTTATCCTTCAGCATCCTCTCGATTTCATAAAGGCTCTGCCTATCATAATAAGGAAGCTTGTAACAAGCTTCACAATATTTCCTGATATACTCATGCGGAGTGTCCTCATCCTTATCGCTCATATGCAATATATGTTATTTTTAAGGTATATATACCTTATGTATGGGGCTCTGTCCGGAATCTTGCTAATGCTCGATTTCATTGGCTTCAAAATGCTAGTTCATTATCCAGGCAGATGCTGCGTTCCCGTAGGGGCCATCCCCTCGCGATGCATCCAAACTACAATAAATAAAGCATTTTGACCCTAAGCCAATGACTTTCCGGAAAGAGCCTGAATATGGGATATATTTATAAACATAAAAATTGGGCTAAACAACATGACAAGGATAGCTGTAATAGACAATACAAAACTGAAAGACATGGACAAGAAGAAGCACATCCAAAGCCTCTGCCCGGTGAACAGGAGAGGAGAAGAGTGCATATATTTCCAGGGAGAAAAGCTCTTCATAGCAGAGAGCCTGTGCATCGGATGCGGGATCTGCAGCAATACAGCTCCAGAAGCAATACACATAATCAACCTCCCAGAAGCCCTGAAGGAAGAACCCATCCACAGATACGGCCAGAATGAATTTGCCCTCTATTCCCTGCCGACGCCGATCTTCGGCAAAGTCGTCGGAGTGATCGGAAAGAACGGAATAGGAAAATCGACTGCAATCAAGGTCTTTGCAGGAGTCCTCAAGCCAAACCTGGGGAATCACAGCAAGGAAGCCGGCTATGATGACCTGATACAATTCTTCAAAGGCACAGAATCACAGCTCTTCTTCGACAAGATGAAAAAGGGCGAGATAAAGGTGAGCTACAAGCCCCAGAAAGTCGATGATATACCGAAGGTATTCTCCGGGACAGTCAGGGAGCTCCTGAAGAAAGTCGACGATAAGAACAAGCTCGACGAGATAACAGAAAAGCTTGACCTGAAGAAAGTGCTGGAGAATGACGTCAAGAAAATATCCGGGGGAGAGCTCCAGCGCGTCGCAATAGCGGCATGCGTGCTCAGGGATGCGAACCTTTACATCTTCGACGAGCCCACATCGTACCTCGACATAAAACAAAGGCTCAATGCCGCAAAATTCATAAGAGAGCTTGCAGACGAGAAAACATCAGTCCTTGTGGTAGAGCATGACCTCATAATACTCGACTACATGACAGACCTCATCCACATAATGTACGGAAAGCCGGGGGCATACGGCATAGTATCGCAGCCGAAAGCGACAAGGACAGGCATGAATGTCTACCTGAGCGGCTATCTCAAAGAAGAGAATGTGAGATTCAGGGACAAGAAGATAGAATTCCATCTCAGACCGCCATTCAGCAAGAAGAAACTGACAACCCTCACAGAATGGAAAAACCTGAAGAAAAAACTCGGCAATTTCGAGCTGAGGGCTGAGGAAGGGGGGCTGCACAAGCAGAATGTCGTGGGCGTGCTCGGAGAGAACGGGATAGGAAAAACCACCTTTGTCAGGATCCTGGCAGGAGCAGACGAGAAGGACTCCGGAGAGATAACACAGAAGATCAAGGTGTCATACAAGCCCCAATACCTAGAGACAGGATCAGTGCCTGTCATCGCAGTCCTGAAGGATGCAATGCAACACAAGGAACTGATGACACCATTGCAGATAGAGCCACTGCTCTACAAGAACCTCAATGAACTGTCAGGAGGGGAGCTGCAAAGAGTGGCCATAACAAGATGCCTGAGCACAGAAGCAGACCTGTTCCTCCTGGATGAACCATCAGCATACCTTGATGCAGAGCAAAGGCTGGTTGTCTCAAAAGTGATACGGGACTTCATGGAGCTGAAAGACAAGACCGCCCTTGTCGTAGACCACGACCTGCTCTTTGTAGATTATCTATCAGATGAACTGGTGGTATTCACAGGGGAACCTGCTGTGGAAGGCGATGTGAACGGGCCTTATCCTATGGAAGAAGGGATGAACATGTTCCTGCATGACATCGGACTTACATTCAGGAGAGATGATGAGAGCCATCGCCCGCGCGCAAACAAGCCAGGATCCCAGATGGACAGGAAACAGAGATCAGAAGGAAAACTCTATTATTAAGATGAAATCCCTTAAAATCGCATTAATCATTCTGGTCCTTTCAATATGTGCACTGCTTCTCTTCAGCAATACAAAAAGCAACATCTTCAATGAAGAATATTACCACCAAGAATTCGAAAAGCTGGGGGTATATGATAAAATAAACAAAAGCACGGCAGACAGCGCAGTCACTAATCTCCATGAATATTTCAAGAACAAGGCAGAGCTGGATGAATTCTGGGATGAATCAGAGAAGAGCCATATGCATGATGTCAAAGAATTAATCAGGCGAGGTGTGTACCTTTATTATGGGCTGATAATAATGATCATAATATTGCTATATCTCATCTATCTGCTGAAACCAGAAGAGTATTTCTTCAACATAAGCATAGCATTCATAATGGCCGGAGCAGCAATAGGGGCATCCCAGATAATAACCTACTCACTCAGCAAGAACTTTGAAAGCATATTCATAAAGTTCCATGAGATATTCTTCCCCCAGGGGAACTGGATGTTCGGCTCTGGGAACATGATACAACTTTTTCCAGAGCAGTTCTTCATGGACATGAGCATAAAAATACTCCATGATACGCTGATGAGCGGGCTGCTGCTGCTTATCCTCGGAATAGCCGGGATCATATACCATAGGACTAAGAAATCACAAGAACAATCTCACCCTTCAAAGGATGCTGTGAAATCTCCTGGCAAACATCAATGATCCTGCCCCTGATAAACTCTTCATGCACTTTTGTGAGCTCACGTGCAATGACAATCTGCATATCCGGGATGTGCTCTTTCAGCAGTTCCATG
This window of the Candidatus Woesearchaeota archaeon genome carries:
- a CDS encoding radical SAM protein, coding for MNTSEGKKRVFFERAIFISWYCAKGDCKFCYMSTQKDKIADPGRARRSTPSILAEAILAKKLNWKIEFISGGIHSFSKKELVSLLNHVYNIYGEKLWLNLGVLDEDLIRQLLPITEGICSTVECINPVVHDQVCPSKPLSEVLEQFRICDRYNLKKSITIIIGLGESEDDIPLLIDFIRDHGISKMTFYALNPIRGTIFKKGPDKDYFLRWIKETRAACPDLHIVAGHWVDRVDYIREMIIAGADSITKYPAFRLFGSSHSKELERNIGSDFASNLTEMPDFDVDKELKKYGFEDRLNSQVKGKIERYLEVMRKGERK
- a CDS encoding NUDIX domain-containing protein, with the translated sequence MEMVDIVDEEDNVIDTVPKQQAHDMVLLHRGAAALVFNSKGGILVHKRASIKGIYPGFYDMFVGGWVQHGEDYREAAMREVEEEVGIKDPDLRFLFKHRYTCEIDDYFVEIFSCIYDGGLKLQEDEVAEAYFVTIDQLEGMFKTKEFCPDSLEIFNEYKRRKEKGIL
- a CDS encoding ribosome biogenesis/translation initiation ATPase RLI, which encodes MTRIAVIDNTKLKDMDKKKHIQSLCPVNRRGEECIYFQGEKLFIAESLCIGCGICSNTAPEAIHIINLPEALKEEPIHRYGQNEFALYSLPTPIFGKVVGVIGKNGIGKSTAIKVFAGVLKPNLGNHSKEAGYDDLIQFFKGTESQLFFDKMKKGEIKVSYKPQKVDDIPKVFSGTVRELLKKVDDKNKLDEITEKLDLKKVLENDVKKISGGELQRVAIAACVLRDANLYIFDEPTSYLDIKQRLNAAKFIRELADEKTSVLVVEHDLIILDYMTDLIHIMYGKPGAYGIVSQPKATRTGMNVYLSGYLKEENVRFRDKKIEFHLRPPFSKKKLTTLTEWKNLKKKLGNFELRAEEGGLHKQNVVGVLGENGIGKTTFVRILAGADEKDSGEITQKIKVSYKPQYLETGSVPVIAVLKDAMQHKELMTPLQIEPLLYKNLNELSGGELQRVAITRCLSTEADLFLLDEPSAYLDAEQRLVVSKVIRDFMELKDKTALVVDHDLLFVDYLSDELVVFTGEPAVEGDVNGPYPMEEGMNMFLHDIGLTFRRDDESHRPRANKPGSQMDRKQRSEGKLYY
- a CDS encoding DUF1461 domain-containing protein, with protein sequence MKSLKIALIILVLSICALLLFSNTKSNIFNEEYYHQEFEKLGVYDKINKSTADSAVTNLHEYFKNKAELDEFWDESEKSHMHDVKELIRRGVYLYYGLIIMIIILLYLIYLLKPEEYFFNISIAFIMAGAAIGASQIITYSLSKNFESIFIKFHEIFFPQGNWMFGSGNMIQLFPEQFFMDMSIKILHDTLMSGLLLLILGIAGIIYHRTKKSQEQSHPSKDAVKSPGKHQ